In Penicillium oxalicum strain HP7-1 chromosome I, whole genome shotgun sequence, a single window of DNA contains:
- a CDS encoding RNA N6-adenosine-methyltransferase METTL16 gives MEQVRSLYKSEIDFAALALQSRDFAKHLRFDDQLDFHDEAAVRQLTISLLEHDFSLRVDLPKNRLCPPVPNRLNYIIWIQDLLDTSTAGVRDGYDPDRGVVGLDVGTGCCSIYPLLGCKVRPRWRFIATDIDEQNLQTARANVSRNGLDSRIKIIKSTADAPLFALDTFEQDTLDFTMCNPPFYASEQDMLSSAESKSYVPFSACTGAAVEMIVAGGEVAFVTRMIEESRQLRHRVQWYSSMLGKLSSVTTLVELLIKYDNNNYAVTEFVQGSKTKRWALAWSWEDRRPSMAVARNIPGFPKHLLPFPADFTFTLSANTNIDGAISRMNAEFASLPWHWTWHKDLSAGVGFAPENVWSRQARRKMKLLAGQAQSGTLLAVPKVIALGVRVQLRLLPGEDRESKEVQATIRWIQGTDSVIFESFCGMAKRKIEGR, from the exons ATGGAACAAGTCCGGAGCTTGTACAAGAGCGAAATTGACTTTGCAGCACTCGCGTTGCAGTCACGAGATTTCGCGAAACA CTTGAGATTTGATGACCAGCTGGACTTTCATGATGAAGCTGCTGTCAG GCAATTGACAATCAGTCTGTTGGAGCATGACTTTAGTCTTCGAGTGGATCTTCCCAAGAACCGATTATGTCCGCCG GTGCCAAACAG ACTGAACTACATCATCTGGATACAAGACCTGCTGGATACAAGTACTGCAGGTGTTCGTGATGGCTATGACCCTGATCGAGGAGTCGTTGGACTGGATGT AGGAACGGGATGCTGCAGCATTTACCCACTGCTTGGTTGCAAAGTTCGTCCCCGGTGGAGATTCATCGCAACGG ATATCGACGAGCAAAATCTTCAGACTGCTCGTGCGAACGTGTCGCGGAATGGTCTAGATTCAAGGATCAAAATTATCAAGTCCACCGCAGACGCTCCTTTGTTCGCACTCGATACTTTCGAGCAGGACAC GCTTGACTTTACCATGTGCAACCCTCCATTTTACGCTTCAGAACAAGATATGCTGAGCTCAGCAGAGTCAAAATCCTACGTTCCGTTCTCAGCCTGCACTGGAGCGGCGGTGGAAATGATCGTGGCTGGGGGTGAGGTCGCGTTCGTGACTCGCATGATTGAAGAGAGCCGGCAGCTGCGACATCGGGTCCAGTGGTACAGCTCGATGTTGGGAAAACTGAGCAGTGTCACGACACTCGTGGAGTTGCTCATCAAATATGACAATAACAACTACGCAGTGACCGAATTCGTGCAGGGCAGCAAGACGAAGCGATGGGCCCTTGCGTGGTCATGGGAAGATCGAAGACCGTCGATG GCTGTGGCTCGGAATATTCCTGGCTTTCCGAAacatcttcttcccttcccgGCAGATTTCACATTCACATTATCGGCTAACACCAATATCGACGGCGCAATCAGTAGAATGAATGCAGAATTCGCTTCTCTCCCTTGGCATTGGACCTGGCACAAAGATCTCAGCGCAGGTGTTGGATTCGCGCCAGAAAATGTGTGGTCTCGACAAGCTCGAAGGAAGATGAAATTACTCGCCGGACAAGCTCAGTCTGGGACATTGCTAGCTGTTCCAAAGGTCATTGCCCTAGGAGTTCGAGTTCAGCTCAGGCTACTTCCAGGCGAGGACCGAGAGTCCAAGGAAGTGCAGGCAACGATCCGCTGGATTCAGGGAACCGACAGTGTGATTTTCGAAAGCTTTTGCGGGATGGCAAAACGAAAAATAGAAGGCAGGTGA